The proteins below are encoded in one region of Halalkalicoccus jeotgali B3:
- a CDS encoding archaellin/type IV pilin N-terminal domain-containing protein, with product MFETQTEDRGQVGIGTLIVFIAMVLVAAIAAGVLINTAGFLQTQAEDTGIESTQQVSDNVRVLTEVGSVADDGSGVEKTSLTLQRAPGAGDIDLSEMDIQYLGPSGAENIGAAETYTVTVDVEDGTGTGANADVSVAPIGTSVTADDSGTATIELPAGTYDIEATDGSATGSETLTVSDDASQTITLGSDNTETSDPAGPDGNTGYTVSAISSESGGDNVMTDNGDRYRITLNHTALGGSGFNIAALGAGDEAELTLTTASGAQRTVTVQVPDSLASAGSVVAL from the coding sequence ATGTTCGAAACACAGACAGAAGACAGGGGTCAGGTCGGTATCGGCACCCTCATCGTGTTCATCGCGATGGTCCTCGTTGCAGCGATCGCAGCGGGCGTGCTGATCAATACCGCCGGCTTCCTCCAGACGCAAGCAGAAGACACGGGTATCGAAAGCACCCAGCAGGTTTCGGACAACGTGCGAGTGCTCACCGAAGTTGGCTCGGTCGCTGACGACGGAAGTGGGGTTGAGAAGACTTCGCTGACCCTCCAGCGAGCGCCCGGCGCGGGCGATATCGATCTCTCCGAGATGGACATCCAGTATCTCGGTCCCAGCGGTGCTGAGAACATCGGTGCCGCCGAGACGTACACGGTGACGGTAGACGTTGAAGATGGAACCGGTACAGGTGCAAACGCAGACGTCTCCGTTGCTCCAATTGGGACGTCGGTGACGGCGGACGACTCCGGGACGGCTACCATCGAACTCCCCGCGGGTACGTATGATATCGAAGCTACGGATGGCTCTGCTACCGGTAGCGAGACCCTTACTGTGAGTGACGATGCATCCCAGACGATCACTCTCGGGTCGGATAATACCGAGACTAGCGACCCCGCCGGACCGGATGGTAATACCGGCTACACGGTCAGCGCCATCTCCTCCGAGAGCGGCGGCGACAACGTCATGACCGACAACGGCGACCGCTACCGGATCACGCTCAACCACACTGCGTTGGGTGGTAGCGGGTTCAACATCGCTGCACTCGGAGCCGGCGACGAGGCCGAACTGACGCTCACGACGGCTTCGGGCGCACAGCGGACCGTGACCGTCCAGGTCCCCGACTCGCTCGCGAGTGCCGGGAGTGTCGTCGCGCTGTAA
- a CDS encoding heme ABC transporter ATP-binding protein has product MIDVRDLDVRLGGMAVLDSVSTSIGEGRFVGLVGPNGAGKSTLLRAIGAVLKPDAGTVLLGDEDVHDLPSRAASRRVATVPQDTSLSFDFDVREVVAMGRTPYRSRFRSSADPAGEETVERALSRTETEAFAERSIGAVSGGERQRVVLARALAQETPILLLDEPTASLDINHQIRTLELVRDLADDGKTVIAAIHDLNLAAHYCDELLLLSKGAIVDSGSPEDVLTESNLTRAFDARAVVSRHPVTGAVYVTALPERTGDREGRVHVIGGGGTVSRLLYVLSAAGYEVSVGALGTGDSDLETARLLGLDTVIVEPFAPIDAETRTRVSERIARADVTVLGDIEVGSGNLANLECALASDALVVVEDRPFEERNYAGADARALYEAVIGRGTVVEGSEVFGAVEEAMDRSS; this is encoded by the coding sequence GTGATCGACGTCCGCGATCTGGACGTCCGACTCGGCGGGATGGCGGTCCTCGATTCGGTCAGTACCTCTATCGGCGAGGGGCGGTTCGTCGGCCTCGTCGGCCCGAACGGCGCGGGCAAGTCCACCCTGTTGCGCGCGATCGGGGCCGTGTTGAAACCCGACGCGGGGACCGTCTTGCTCGGGGACGAGGACGTCCACGACCTCCCCTCGCGGGCGGCCAGTCGCCGGGTCGCGACCGTGCCCCAGGACACGAGCCTCTCCTTCGATTTCGACGTCCGTGAGGTGGTGGCGATGGGACGAACCCCCTACCGCTCGCGCTTTCGGTCGAGCGCGGATCCGGCGGGCGAGGAGACGGTCGAGCGCGCGCTTTCGCGGACCGAAACCGAGGCGTTCGCGGAGCGATCGATCGGCGCGGTCAGCGGCGGCGAGCGCCAGCGAGTGGTCCTCGCACGCGCGCTCGCACAGGAGACGCCGATACTGCTGCTCGACGAACCGACTGCGAGCCTCGACATCAATCACCAGATCCGCACCCTCGAACTCGTCCGCGATCTGGCCGACGACGGCAAGACCGTGATCGCGGCGATCCACGACCTGAACCTCGCCGCGCACTACTGCGATGAGTTGTTGTTGCTCTCAAAGGGAGCCATCGTCGACAGCGGGTCGCCCGAGGACGTGCTCACCGAGTCAAACCTCACGCGGGCGTTCGACGCCCGTGCGGTCGTGAGCCGCCACCCCGTTACGGGAGCGGTCTACGTCACCGCGCTCCCCGAACGGACCGGCGACCGTGAGGGCCGAGTCCACGTGATCGGCGGGGGCGGGACCGTCTCGCGACTGCTCTACGTGCTCTCGGCGGCGGGCTACGAGGTGTCGGTCGGCGCGCTCGGGACGGGCGATTCGGACCTCGAAACCGCACGATTGCTCGGTCTCGATACCGTCATCGTCGAACCGTTCGCACCCATCGACGCCGAGACGCGAACGCGGGTTTCCGAGCGGATCGCCCGGGCCGACGTGACCGTCCTCGGGGATATCGAGGTGGGATCGGGGAACCTCGCGAACCTCGAATGCGCACTCGCAAGCGACGCGCTGGTCGTCGTCGAGGATCGGCCGTTCGAGGAACGAAACTACGCCGGGGCGGACGCACGGGCGCTCTACGAGGCGGTGATCGGGCGGGGAACGGTCGTTGAGGGAAGCGAGGTGTTCGGTGCAGTCGAGGAGGCGATGGACCGGAGCTCCTGA
- the btuC gene encoding vitamin B12 ABC transporter permease BtuC: MGAWSAGLSCLLVCVVLFSAAFGPVRVAPLVVAEVLLNAVALPVGIEPAGATGVGPLSIPLPRLEWASVFDFAVPATHETIVMRIRLPRVVLAATVGFALAAAGTVMQGFFRNPMADPSIVGVSSGAALGAVASIVLPLPLGLRPMAFLCAILTAFAVYLIASEGGRTPVATLLLAGVAIQTFLGAMISYLQLSAGESLEQVVYWLMGHLHASTWTDVRLSLPVVIPLFVLLVVYAGDLNVLLLGEEDAQSLGIEVERTKRLLLAAASVITAAGVAVSGVIGFVGLIVPHVMRLLVGPDHRILLPTSALAGSVFLVATDTVARAGPAEVPVGIVTAALGAPFFLYLLRTREVHAL, from the coding sequence ATGGGGGCGTGGTCGGCGGGTCTTTCCTGTCTGCTGGTCTGTGTCGTGTTGTTCAGCGCGGCGTTCGGACCGGTCCGGGTGGCTCCGCTCGTCGTGGCCGAGGTGCTTCTCAACGCGGTGGCGCTCCCGGTCGGGATCGAACCGGCGGGTGCGACCGGGGTCGGCCCGCTCTCGATTCCGCTCCCCCGACTCGAATGGGCGTCGGTCTTCGACTTTGCGGTGCCCGCAACCCACGAGACGATCGTCATGCGGATCCGGCTTCCGAGGGTGGTGCTCGCGGCGACGGTCGGCTTCGCGCTTGCGGCCGCGGGGACGGTGATGCAGGGGTTCTTTCGCAATCCGATGGCCGATCCCTCGATCGTCGGCGTCTCCTCGGGCGCTGCGCTCGGTGCGGTCGCTTCTATCGTCCTCCCGCTCCCGCTTGGGTTGCGCCCGATGGCGTTTCTCTGTGCGATCCTCACCGCTTTCGCGGTCTACTTGATCGCCAGCGAGGGCGGGCGTACGCCGGTTGCGACCCTGCTGCTTGCGGGCGTCGCCATCCAGACGTTTCTGGGCGCGATGATCTCGTATCTCCAGTTGAGCGCCGGCGAGAGCCTCGAACAGGTCGTCTACTGGCTGATGGGCCACCTGCACGCGAGCACGTGGACCGACGTGCGCCTCTCGTTGCCGGTCGTGATCCCGCTGTTCGTCCTGCTCGTAGTGTACGCGGGCGATCTCAACGTCCTGCTTCTGGGCGAGGAGGACGCCCAGAGCCTCGGGATCGAGGTCGAGCGGACCAAGCGACTACTGCTCGCCGCGGCGAGCGTCATCACCGCTGCAGGGGTCGCCGTCTCGGGGGTGATCGGCTTCGTGGGGCTGATCGTCCCCCACGTGATGCGCCTGCTGGTCGGGCCCGACCACCGGATCCTGCTCCCGACGAGCGCGCTCGCGGGCAGCGTCTTCCTCGTCGCAACCGACACCGTGGCACGGGCCGGCCCCGCCGAGGTGCCCGTCGGGATCGTCACCGCCGCGCTGGGTGCGCCCTTCTTCCTCTATCTGCTTCGTACTCGGGAGGTGCACGCGCTGTGA
- a CDS encoding PGF-CTERM-anchored ABC transporter substrate-binding protein, protein MRTLLTVLAALLVLTSTFGAGAVGGHAGVAAAQPACEFPVDVTDATGEEITLEEEPERIVAMQPSDAQTLWEIGAREKVVGMPVSQYTEYLEGYDEPTDITADDGVTVNTEEVIELDPDLALASAVADEEQVEQLRDAGITVYQVQDATSVDDVRGNVETYGQLTGECAGAAETIDWMDEELGAIENAVEGEDRPTVLFAMGDGYTAGQGTFIEDVIETAGGENLASAAGIEFYGQISEEVVVSEDPDWIVYPDTFEEPPVSEQVIESTTAGQEDQIVQVDSDRMNQPGPQVVLAVQTLAETFHPDVYAAQGDASGQEDGDGGASADGEDQPGFGIVAAVAALVAAGFLFVRRR, encoded by the coding sequence ATGCGTACACTGCTTACCGTCCTCGCGGCGCTGTTGGTGTTGACGTCGACGTTCGGAGCGGGAGCCGTCGGCGGGCACGCGGGCGTCGCGGCCGCACAGCCCGCGTGTGAGTTCCCCGTCGACGTCACCGATGCGACGGGCGAGGAGATCACCCTCGAAGAAGAGCCAGAGCGGATCGTCGCCATGCAGCCGAGCGACGCCCAGACGCTCTGGGAGATCGGCGCCCGCGAGAAGGTCGTCGGGATGCCCGTTAGCCAGTACACCGAGTACTTGGAGGGCTACGACGAACCGACCGACATCACCGCCGACGACGGTGTGACCGTCAACACCGAGGAGGTGATCGAACTCGACCCCGATCTCGCACTCGCCTCGGCGGTCGCCGACGAGGAGCAAGTCGAGCAGCTCCGTGATGCGGGCATCACCGTCTATCAGGTGCAGGATGCGACCTCGGTCGATGACGTGCGCGGGAACGTCGAGACGTACGGTCAGCTCACCGGCGAGTGTGCGGGTGCGGCCGAGACGATCGACTGGATGGACGAGGAACTCGGTGCGATCGAAAACGCTGTCGAGGGCGAGGACCGGCCCACAGTGTTGTTCGCGATGGGTGACGGCTACACCGCCGGTCAGGGCACGTTCATCGAGGACGTCATCGAGACTGCGGGCGGGGAGAACCTCGCCAGCGCGGCGGGGATCGAGTTCTACGGGCAGATCAGCGAGGAGGTCGTGGTCAGCGAGGACCCCGACTGGATCGTCTACCCCGACACCTTCGAGGAGCCACCCGTGAGCGAGCAGGTCATAGAGAGCACGACCGCCGGCCAGGAGGACCAAATCGTCCAGGTCGATTCCGACCGAATGAACCAGCCCGGACCGCAGGTCGTCCTCGCGGTCCAGACCCTTGCCGAGACCTTCCACCCCGACGTCTACGCCGCCCAGGGCGACGCGAGCGGCCAAGAAGACGGGGACGGCGGAGCGAGCGCGGACGGCGAGGACCAGCCCGGCTTCGGCATCGTCGCCGCCGTCGCCGCGCTCGTCGCCGCGGGCTTCCTGTTCGTCCGGCGGCGATAG
- the srp19 gene encoding signal recognition particle subunit SRP19, giving the protein MVENVIWPAYLDAEVSRSAGRRVPLDLAVPEPTVDEIAAAAQQVGYDAVIERERTYPREYEPRGRVLVKDADDASKNDLVQAIAAYVTALRE; this is encoded by the coding sequence ATGGTCGAGAACGTGATCTGGCCCGCCTACCTCGACGCGGAGGTTTCGCGCTCCGCGGGGCGGCGTGTCCCGCTGGACCTCGCGGTCCCGGAGCCGACGGTCGACGAGATCGCCGCCGCCGCCCAGCAAGTGGGCTACGACGCCGTCATCGAGCGCGAGCGGACCTATCCTCGCGAGTACGAGCCCCGAGGGCGTGTGCTGGTCAAGGACGCCGACGACGCCTCGAAGAACGACCTCGTGCAGGCGATCGCCGCCTACGTGACGGCCCTGCGGGAATGA
- a CDS encoding H/ACA ribonucleoprotein complex subunit GAR1 has translation MKRVGEVVRTAQGLAIARCPEGTTPEIGTVVIDEDLTEVGRVVDVFGPVSRPYVAVTPEDRTGLPALLGGKLYAR, from the coding sequence ATGAAACGCGTCGGCGAGGTCGTCCGCACCGCACAGGGGCTCGCGATCGCCCGCTGTCCCGAGGGAACCACGCCGGAGATCGGCACCGTCGTGATCGACGAGGACCTCACGGAGGTCGGCCGGGTCGTCGACGTCTTCGGGCCCGTTTCCCGGCCGTACGTCGCGGTCACGCCCGAGGATCGGACGGGTCTCCCGGCCCTGCTCGGGGGGAAGCTCTACGCGCGCTAA
- a CDS encoding presenilin family intramembrane aspartyl protease PSH, which yields MEQRRLLVAVAGTVGLFLAIQLGALALVEPFQSAGLQAVEDPEDPTNSFLYIGAILVATGLMLAAFKLDLHWLIRGLVVLASVLLSWYVLSVVVPPAVTVDGLNVPAAIGAIAIGAGLVVYPEWYVIDAAGVVMGAGAAGLFGITFGIGPALVLLTVLAVYDAVSVYGTEHMLSLADGVMEIKVPVLLIVPVSPGYSFLDDGSDDRDGDNERDDEPDENGGRDAFFIGLGDAVIPTILIASAAFFVATPSLGVPGLALTVPALGGMVGTLAGLLVLLWLVLQGRAHAGLPLLNGGAVAGYLAGALASGLTLAQALGL from the coding sequence ATGGAGCAGCGTCGTCTGCTGGTCGCGGTCGCCGGAACGGTCGGGCTCTTTCTCGCGATCCAACTGGGTGCTCTCGCGCTCGTCGAGCCGTTCCAGTCGGCGGGCCTGCAGGCCGTCGAGGACCCCGAGGACCCGACCAACTCGTTCCTGTACATCGGTGCGATCCTCGTGGCCACGGGGCTGATGCTCGCGGCGTTCAAACTGGATCTCCATTGGCTCATCAGGGGGCTGGTCGTCCTCGCGAGCGTCCTGCTGTCGTGGTACGTCCTCTCGGTCGTCGTCCCGCCGGCGGTGACGGTCGACGGGCTCAACGTCCCCGCCGCGATCGGCGCGATCGCCATCGGCGCGGGACTTGTCGTTTATCCCGAGTGGTACGTCATCGACGCCGCGGGCGTGGTGATGGGCGCGGGCGCGGCGGGGCTGTTCGGGATTACCTTCGGGATCGGGCCCGCGCTCGTCCTCCTGACGGTGCTTGCGGTCTACGACGCCGTCAGCGTCTACGGCACCGAGCATATGCTCTCGCTGGCGGACGGCGTCATGGAGATCAAGGTGCCCGTGTTGTTGATCGTCCCCGTCTCGCCCGGATATTCCTTTCTCGACGACGGTAGCGACGACCGCGATGGGGACAACGAGCGCGACGACGAACCGGACGAAAACGGGGGTCGGGATGCCTTCTTCATCGGACTCGGCGACGCGGTGATCCCGACGATCCTGATCGCCAGCGCCGCGTTCTTCGTCGCGACGCCCTCGCTCGGCGTTCCGGGGCTCGCGTTGACCGTCCCCGCCCTCGGCGGGATGGTCGGGACGCTCGCCGGCCTGCTCGTATTGTTGTGGTTGGTCCTGCAGGGACGTGCCCACGCCGGCCTTCCCTTACTCAACGGCGGGGCCGTCGCGGGCTATCTGGCGGGCGCGCTCGCAAGCGGGCTGACGCTCGCACAGGCGCTGGGGCTGTGA
- a CDS encoding MFS transporter, translating into MSLAGRVYYGWVVVAACFLGSFVVFGLSYSFGVFFEPILAEFGRSRGVTSVAFGVQSLMLYLGAVGIGVLVDRYGTRRMLAAGAVVLVFGLLATSRAQSLLVLVFTYGIVTGLGMSVLFVVSYATVPRWFDRRQGLAGGLASAGLGMGMVVVAPAADALIVRVGWRSALSILAAGAVALLAVAIVAVRDEPAPAQVPAREFDRGVRASERPPLRDQLAAVRAIAGSPAFLAQFVGWLLIYTTLYVVLSHLVVHAVDLGLSRTVGASAVALIGGASVVGRVAIGHAADRIGRVSTFAACSAVMGGAAIALPALDTAAALFAFAGVYGLAYGGNGALLAPLTADLFGRENINAVFGLVSVSLGLSGLVSPYLAGAGHDAIGTYSPAFVAAGVLALVGAGAIVAAGRFST; encoded by the coding sequence ATGTCACTGGCGGGACGGGTCTACTACGGCTGGGTCGTCGTGGCCGCTTGCTTTCTGGGTTCGTTCGTCGTCTTCGGGCTCTCCTATTCCTTCGGCGTGTTCTTCGAGCCGATCCTCGCGGAATTCGGCCGCTCGCGGGGCGTGACCTCGGTCGCCTTCGGCGTCCAGTCGCTGATGCTCTATCTCGGTGCGGTCGGAATCGGCGTGCTCGTCGACCGCTACGGGACCCGCCGGATGCTCGCGGCCGGAGCCGTCGTCCTCGTTTTCGGACTGCTCGCCACCAGCCGGGCCCAGTCGCTTTTGGTTCTCGTGTTCACCTACGGGATCGTCACCGGACTCGGGATGAGCGTCCTCTTCGTCGTCTCGTATGCGACCGTTCCCCGGTGGTTCGACCGACGACAGGGACTGGCTGGCGGACTCGCTTCGGCCGGTCTCGGGATGGGGATGGTCGTCGTCGCGCCCGCCGCCGACGCGCTCATCGTCCGAGTGGGCTGGCGGTCGGCACTGTCGATACTCGCCGCCGGGGCGGTGGCGCTGCTTGCGGTCGCCATCGTCGCCGTCCGCGACGAACCGGCCCCCGCGCAGGTCCCCGCCCGCGAGTTCGACCGTGGGGTTCGCGCCAGCGAGCGACCGCCACTTCGTGATCAGCTCGCGGCCGTGCGCGCTATCGCCGGCTCGCCCGCCTTTCTGGCGCAGTTCGTCGGGTGGCTACTGATCTACACGACCCTGTACGTAGTCCTCTCGCATCTCGTCGTCCACGCCGTGGATCTGGGCCTCTCGCGGACCGTCGGTGCCAGTGCCGTGGCGCTGATCGGCGGGGCGAGCGTCGTCGGGCGGGTCGCGATCGGCCACGCCGCGGACCGGATCGGCCGCGTATCGACGTTTGCCGCCTGTTCGGCGGTGATGGGGGGCGCGGCGATCGCACTTCCCGCGCTCGATACCGCGGCGGCGCTGTTCGCTTTCGCGGGCGTCTACGGGCTGGCCTACGGCGGCAACGGCGCGCTGCTCGCGCCGCTGACCGCCGACCTGTTCGGCCGGGAGAACATCAACGCCGTTTTCGGGCTGGTGTCGGTCTCGCTCGGCCTCTCGGGGCTCGTCTCGCCGTATCTCGCCGGCGCTGGTCACGACGCCATCGGGACCTACTCGCCGGCGTTCGTCGCCGCGGGCGTGCTCGCGCTGGTCGGCGCCGGCGCGATCGTCGCTGCAGGCCGGTTCAGCACGTAG
- a CDS encoding ornithine cyclodeaminase family protein, with product MTEALFLSSDELIDLADAEDYVDAVREGYRQRGAGAPAEPREKLLNERPPGMLTGYMAILPETGAMGGYTYGAGFGERDAWFVTPVFDAESGEPLAVLDGASLNPFKTGAAGAVGIDALAREDASTLGLIGSGAQARGQLRAAATVREFDSVRVYSPTRENREGFATDFDAELEADVRAVDSSATALEGADVVVTATNADEPVFDGELLEPGTHVTAMGRYDPEKHELDAATVSRATYVLDLRARADRDAGSLIAATEAGAVGSDHLHGELGDVLVGAVEGRTDDEEITVFDSGGTGIETVAAAHMLYERAREAGRGTGIEFAPASEAMAGR from the coding sequence ATGACCGAGGCGCTGTTTCTCTCGAGCGACGAACTGATCGATCTGGCCGACGCCGAGGACTACGTCGATGCGGTCCGCGAGGGCTATCGCCAGCGCGGCGCGGGCGCGCCCGCCGAACCGCGCGAGAAGCTCCTCAACGAGCGTCCGCCGGGGATGCTGACGGGTTACATGGCGATCCTCCCCGAGACGGGCGCGATGGGCGGATACACCTACGGGGCGGGCTTTGGCGAACGTGACGCGTGGTTTGTCACGCCGGTGTTCGACGCCGAGTCGGGCGAACCGCTGGCGGTGCTCGACGGCGCGTCCCTCAACCCCTTTAAGACCGGCGCTGCGGGCGCGGTCGGCATCGACGCGCTCGCCCGCGAGGACGCCTCGACGCTGGGGCTGATCGGCAGCGGGGCGCAGGCCCGCGGCCAGCTCCGTGCGGCGGCGACCGTCCGCGAGTTCGATTCCGTCCGGGTCTACTCGCCGACCCGCGAGAACCGCGAGGGGTTCGCCACCGACTTCGACGCGGAGCTGGAGGCCGACGTTCGCGCGGTCGATTCGAGCGCCACCGCCCTCGAAGGCGCCGACGTCGTGGTCACGGCGACGAACGCCGACGAACCGGTCTTCGACGGCGAGCTCCTAGAGCCGGGTACCCACGTCACCGCGATGGGCCGGTACGATCCGGAGAAACACGAACTCGACGCCGCTACGGTCTCGCGCGCGACGTACGTCCTCGACCTGCGGGCCCGGGCCGACCGCGACGCCGGGTCGCTCATCGCGGCGACCGAGGCCGGAGCGGTCGGTTCGGATCACCTCCACGGCGAACTCGGGGACGTGCTCGTCGGGGCAGTCGAGGGGCGCACGGACGACGAGGAGATCACCGTCTTCGACAGCGGCGGAACCGGCATCGAGACGGTCGCCGCCGCCCACATGCTCTACGAGCGCGCCCGCGAGGCGGGCCGGGGCACCGGGATCGAATTCGCCCCCGCCAGCGAGGCGATGGCGGGCCGATAG
- a CDS encoding DUF3054 domain-containing protein, with product MADLARFDRSATTVLVLVVDLAIVAAQLSYGLITHGTDPLADPFYTVETVAPFLLGWLLAAPMLGVYTARVRSSLVETLLSVGLAWIVAALIGVGLRATPWLVGGAPPAFVLVTVATGLATLLPWRVLVVALARLRS from the coding sequence ATGGCCGACCTCGCACGGTTCGACCGGTCGGCGACGACGGTTCTCGTCCTCGTCGTCGATCTGGCTATCGTCGCCGCACAGCTCTCGTACGGACTGATCACTCACGGTACCGACCCGCTCGCCGACCCCTTCTACACGGTCGAGACCGTCGCTCCCTTCCTGCTCGGGTGGCTCCTCGCCGCCCCGATGCTCGGCGTCTACACCGCCCGCGTGCGTAGCTCACTCGTCGAGACGCTCCTCTCGGTGGGCCTCGCGTGGATCGTCGCCGCGCTGATCGGGGTTGGACTGCGCGCGACCCCGTGGCTCGTCGGCGGGGCACCGCCGGCCTTCGTCCTCGTTACCGTCGCCACCGGCCTCGCGACGTTGCTCCCGTGGCGAGTACTCGTCGTCGCGCTCGCCCGCCTGCGATCCTGA
- a CDS encoding GNAT family N-acetyltransferase — protein MDLELVGWPPDGPKLDLDYRSFSYAGKFVMTNTGKALVREDGSVRAAAAFNEDRTEPGTLWIRYITTHVDYRGDGFGPRLLEFVRDRARERDYDTVRIAVNNPFAYEACYRAGFGYTGRETGIAELVLETPADRSRERYQEGLDAFRARDLEEPERAFLERKHGVDPPAGSDGRGE, from the coding sequence ATGGACCTCGAACTGGTCGGCTGGCCCCCCGACGGGCCGAAACTCGACCTTGACTACCGTTCCTTTAGCTATGCCGGGAAGTTCGTCATGACGAACACGGGAAAGGCGCTCGTCCGCGAGGACGGCTCCGTCCGCGCCGCGGCCGCGTTCAACGAGGACCGGACCGAGCCCGGGACGCTCTGGATCCGGTATATCACCACCCACGTCGACTACCGGGGCGACGGTTTCGGGCCCCGACTGCTCGAGTTCGTTCGGGACCGAGCGCGCGAGCGGGACTACGACACCGTGCGGATCGCGGTCAACAACCCCTTCGCCTACGAGGCGTGCTACCGGGCGGGGTTCGGCTACACCGGTCGGGAGACCGGCATCGCGGAGCTCGTTCTGGAGACGCCCGCGGATCGCTCCCGCGAACGCTATCAGGAGGGATTGGACGCCTTCCGGGCCCGGGATCTCGAAGAGCCCGAACGGGCGTTTCTCGAGCGGAAACACGGTGTCGACCCGCCCGCCGGGTCGGACGGGCGAGGCGAATAG